The Parambassis ranga chromosome 1, fParRan2.1, whole genome shotgun sequence genome includes a region encoding these proteins:
- the pgap4 gene encoding post-GPI attachment to proteins factor 4, which yields MPRWKACCSQYLRWSSTVTQALAISVITFCIILPLCCHRLLYSYFFIRSMYLDSMSEKVLQESLERGQNALRFWQSSSTAAWSRFSDIAEHPDLLVTVVTARRNEGRDFHYLLQVMQQLSGIVGKCGERRCAEVLVCDVESGPQENQDAKLLEGHFKVIRRSPQEQQRNRERVNTFEKEKRDYVFCLRRGWELVKPKNMIVLEDDAFPREDFFRVVKDLLSRQFALHTLYVKLYHPERLQRYWNPEPYRILEWVGLGLVGATALLLTFPYWNPCSFSFTLSISHLLFFTLYFMAAAELLGRHYLLEARRLSPQLYAVSPATECCTPAMLFPGNTSLRVAEYLDGSFCIKGNAKDMVLYQMARTIPGERSHSVEPNVITHIGAYSSVRANPSRPKLL from the coding sequence ATGCCTCGATGGAAAGCCTGCTGCAGTCAATACCTACGATGGTCCAGCACTGTCACTCAAGCCCTGGCCATCTCTGTTATCACATTTTGCATCATCCTTCCTCTGTGCTGTCACCGGCTGCTGTACTCGTACTTCTTCATCAGGTCCATGTACCTGGACTCCATGAGTGAGAAGGTCCTGCAGGAAAGCCTCGAGCGAGGTCAGAATGCCCTGCGCTTCTGGCAGAGTTCATCCACAGCGGCCTGGTCCAGATTCAGCGACATTGCAGAACATCCTGATCTGCTGGTCACTGTAGTGACGGCCAGGCGCAACGAAGGACGAGACTTTCACTATTTGCTCCAGGtgatgcagcagctcagtgggaTTGTGGGAAAATGTGGCGAGCGGCGGTGCGCAGAGGTGCTTGTCTGCGACGTGGAAAGTGGACCTCAGGAAAACCAGGATGCCAAGCTGCTGGAGGGCCACTTCAAGGTGATCCGGCGCTCCCCacaagagcagcagagaaaccGTGAGCGAGTCAACACTTttgagaaagagaagagggatTATGTCTTCTGTCTCCGCAGAGGATGGGAGCTGGTCAAGCCAAAAAACATGATCGTCCTGGAGGATGATGCTTTTCCAAGGGAGGACTTTTTTAGAGTTGTAAAGGACCTGTTGTCCCGGCAGTTTGCACTCCACACCCTTTATGTCAAGCTGTACCACCCTGAGAGGCTCCAGCGCTACTGGAATCCTGAGCCCTACcgcattctggagtgggtggggCTTGGGCTGGTCGGTGCGACGGCCCTCCTCCTTACCTTCCCTTACTGGAACCCCTGCTCCTTCTCTTTCACGCTGTCAATCAGCCACCTCCTCTTTTTCACCCTCTATTTCAtggcagctgcagagctgctagGGCGACACTATCTCCTGGAGGCACGGAGACTGTCCCCACAGCTGTATGCTGTCTCTCCTGCCACCGAGTGCTGCACCCCCGCCATGCTCTTCCCCGGCAACACCTCGCTCCGGGTGGCGGAGTATCTGGATGGCTCGTTCTGCATCAAAGGGAACGCCAAAGACATGGTTCTGTATCAGATGGCCAGGACCATCCCTGGTGAAAGGTCTCACAGCGTAGAACCCAACGTTATCACCCACATTGGGGCCTACTCCTCTGTCAGGGCCAACCCATCCCGGCCCAAACTCCTCTGA